GAAGTACGATGCCGTCCTCCTCAGGAACCGCGAGCAGGACAAGTTGCTCCAGGAGAAAGACGCGAACATCGCGCGCCTCCAGGAGCGCGTCGAGGCCATGCAGGCCCGCTCGGGCGACGCCCAGCGGATGTTGGAACAGAAGGATGAGTTGCTGTCCGCCGTCCAGAAAGAGCGCGACGAGGTCCGCAAAGCGTTTGCCGATTTGCTCGAGGTCTACAAGAAACTGGCGGGTCGCCCCGGCGGCGAAGGGCCAATCCCAGGACCCGTCGCCATCGAGATCGAGCAACTGGCCGCCGAGTACCCGAACCTGTTTCAGTTCGATCGGGCCACGGGCCGGCTGCGCTTCGCATCGGACATCACCTTCGATTCGGGCTCGAACGTCGTGAAGCCCGAGGCACGGACGGCCCTGACGAAGTTGGCGGCCATCCTTTCCTCGGACGTGGCCAAGAAAATCCACGCGACCATCATCGGCCACACCGACTCGGACCCCGTCAAGAAGGCGACGACGATCGCC
This genomic window from Planctomycetota bacterium contains:
- a CDS encoding OmpA family protein, whose protein sequence is MRRVSMVVGLLVVGVLVMLSTGCVDQKKYDAVLLRNREQDKLLQEKDANIARLQERVEAMQARSGDAQRMLEQKDELLSAVQKERDEVRKAFADLLEVYKKLAGRPGGEGPIPGPVAIEIEQLAAEYPNLFQFDRATGRLRFASDITFDSGSNVVKPEARTALTKLAAILSSDVAKKIHATIIGHTDSDPVKKATTIALLKELGKTQNNMGLSIARAESVAEILKAGGVEAVRIITQGMGETQALADNRTADGKAKNRRVEIFLAMGA